One segment of Streptomyces sp. XD-27 DNA contains the following:
- a CDS encoding LacI family DNA-binding transcriptional regulator → MTARLADIAAQAGVSEATVSRVLNGKPGVAAGTRESVLAALDVLGYERPVRLRQRSAGLVGLITPELENPIFPALAQVIGQALTRQGYTPVLATQTPGGSTEDELTEMLVDRGVAGIIFVSGLHADTSADMGRYDQLRGQGVPFVLVDGFSPKVRAPFISPDDRAAMVLAVTHLASLGHTRIGLALGPRRFVPVVRKIEGFQRGMAEQLGLSAEESEQLIQHSLYTLEGGQAAATALIDRGCTAVVCASDMMALGAIRAARQRGLAVPRDISVVGFDDSPLIAFTDPPLTTIRKPVQSMGQAAVRALLEEIGGTPAPHSEFVFLPELVVRGSTASVPGGRGSVQKRDRTGEDRTSG, encoded by the coding sequence ATGACCGCACGGCTTGCTGACATCGCAGCCCAGGCGGGGGTCAGCGAGGCCACGGTCAGCCGCGTGCTCAACGGCAAGCCGGGGGTGGCGGCGGGCACCCGCGAATCCGTCCTGGCCGCACTCGACGTCCTGGGGTACGAGCGGCCGGTGCGGCTGCGGCAGCGCAGCGCCGGGCTGGTCGGGCTGATCACCCCCGAGCTGGAGAACCCCATCTTCCCGGCGCTGGCCCAGGTGATCGGCCAGGCGCTGACCCGTCAGGGCTACACGCCGGTGCTGGCCACCCAGACCCCCGGCGGCTCCACCGAGGACGAGCTCACCGAGATGCTGGTGGACCGGGGCGTCGCGGGGATCATCTTCGTCTCCGGACTGCACGCCGACACCTCCGCCGACATGGGCCGCTACGACCAGCTGCGCGGCCAGGGCGTGCCGTTCGTGCTGGTGGACGGCTTCTCGCCGAAGGTGCGGGCGCCGTTCATCTCCCCCGACGACCGGGCCGCGATGGTGCTGGCCGTCACCCACCTGGCGTCGCTGGGGCACACCCGGATCGGGCTGGCCCTGGGCCCGAGGCGGTTCGTCCCGGTGGTGCGGAAGATCGAGGGCTTCCAGCGCGGGATGGCCGAGCAGCTGGGGCTGTCCGCCGAGGAGTCCGAGCAGCTGATCCAGCACTCCCTCTACACCCTGGAGGGCGGACAGGCCGCCGCGACCGCGCTGATCGACCGCGGCTGCACGGCGGTGGTGTGCGCCAGCGACATGATGGCGCTGGGCGCGATCCGCGCCGCCCGGCAGCGGGGGCTCGCGGTCCCGCGCGACATCTCGGTGGTCGGTTTCGACGACTCCCCGCTCATAGCGTTCACCGATCCGCCGCTGACCACCATCCGCAAGCCGGTGCAGTCGATGGGGCAGGCGGCGGTGCGGGCGCTGCTGGAGGAGATCGGCGGCACCCCGGCCCCGCACAGCGAGTTCGTCTTCCTCCCCGAACTGGTGGTTCGAGGTTCAACCGCCTCGGTACCCGGGGGACGAGGATCCGTCCAGAAGCGGGACAGAACTGGCGAAGACCGTACCTCGGGATGA
- a CDS encoding phosphatase PAP2 family protein, whose protein sequence is MGEAILRTPEGRTATSSPIDETEAVPSSPPTLLTRLRTPRRPRLWFEILLVAVSYWTYSLIRNAVPAQRAEALRNADWIWEWEHTLGLAFERSVNHAVDSVGWLIVPMNYYYATLHFIVTISVLVWLYRWHPGRYAATRLVLFATTGVALLGYYLFPLAPPRLMPGGDFVDTVVVHRTWGSMASGNLANMSNQYAAMPSMHIGWSLWCGLTIAMLARPVWVKVLGLLYPTATLVVIVATANHFWLDAAGGILCLGFGFALSLLWYGRFCYRLPKVPADQPARVEQPARVERTGRVEQASRVAEPAASSPSGPRRTGRHTG, encoded by the coding sequence ATGGGTGAAGCGATCCTGAGGACCCCTGAAGGCCGGACGGCGACCTCGTCACCCATCGACGAGACCGAGGCCGTCCCCTCCTCCCCGCCTACGCTTCTGACCCGGCTGCGCACGCCCCGTAGGCCCCGGCTGTGGTTCGAGATCCTGCTGGTCGCCGTCAGCTACTGGACGTACTCCCTGATCCGCAACGCGGTGCCCGCGCAGCGCGCCGAGGCGCTGCGCAACGCCGACTGGATCTGGGAGTGGGAGCACACCCTCGGGCTCGCCTTCGAACGCTCGGTCAACCACGCGGTCGACTCGGTCGGGTGGCTGATCGTGCCCATGAACTACTACTACGCGACGCTGCACTTCATCGTGACGATCAGCGTGCTGGTGTGGCTGTACCGCTGGCATCCCGGCCGATATGCCGCCACCCGCCTGGTGCTCTTCGCGACCACCGGTGTCGCGCTGCTCGGCTACTACCTGTTCCCGCTGGCCCCGCCCCGGCTGATGCCCGGCGGGGACTTCGTCGACACCGTCGTGGTGCACCGCACCTGGGGTTCCATGGCGTCGGGCAACCTGGCCAACATGTCCAACCAGTACGCGGCCATGCCCTCGATGCACATCGGCTGGTCCCTGTGGTGCGGGCTGACGATCGCCATGCTGGCCCGCCCCGTGTGGGTGAAGGTGCTGGGGCTGCTCTACCCGACGGCGACCCTGGTGGTCATCGTGGCCACCGCCAACCACTTCTGGCTGGACGCGGCCGGCGGCATCCTCTGCCTCGGCTTCGGCTTCGCGCTGTCGCTCCTGTGGTACGGCAGGTTCTGCTACCGGCTGCCGAAGGTACCGGCGGACCAGCCGGCGCGGGTGGAACAGCCGGCGCGGGTGGAACGGACGGGGCGGGTGGAACAGGCGTCGCGGGTCGCGGAGCCTGCGGCGTCCTCCCCCAGCGGCCCCCGGAGGACCGGCCGCCACACCGGTTAA
- a CDS encoding HAD family hydrolase — MECTLGPRQGAGAPRRPARSRLTVVATDLDGTLLRSDRTVSARTRAALALAADGGARHIVVTGRPAASCRPFLTAIGYRGLAVCGQGAQLYDATADRLLSSAELDRDLARSVVDRTERALGGTRLELAVVTAAPANRFVITPRFTDRMRPEWGLVEDPAELFAQPIEKVLLCHRELPDELVAQAAARVGGADVSVTHSEKGMVEVLPAGVTKAAGLRRAAERLEFTPSETIAFGDMPNDIPLLTWAGYGVAMGNAHPDLRAVAHEVAPRNDEDGVAAVLEQLFAPTPRGGGGSALGPDLVRQRATVPPARPRA; from the coding sequence ATGGAATGCACCCTGGGCCCGCGGCAGGGCGCGGGGGCGCCGCGCCGCCCGGCACGGTCCCGGTTAACCGTCGTCGCCACGGACCTGGACGGCACGCTGCTGCGCAGCGACCGGACCGTCTCGGCCCGTACCCGCGCGGCGCTCGCGCTGGCCGCGGACGGCGGGGCGCGCCACATCGTCGTCACCGGGCGGCCCGCCGCCTCCTGCCGGCCGTTCCTCACCGCGATCGGCTACCGGGGCCTCGCGGTGTGCGGGCAGGGCGCGCAGCTGTACGACGCCACGGCGGACCGGCTGCTGAGCAGCGCCGAGCTCGACCGGGACCTGGCCCGCTCGGTGGTGGACCGTACGGAGCGGGCGCTGGGAGGGACGCGGCTGGAGCTGGCGGTGGTCACGGCCGCGCCCGCGAACCGCTTTGTGATCACGCCGCGCTTCACCGACCGGATGCGGCCCGAGTGGGGTCTGGTCGAGGACCCGGCCGAGCTGTTCGCCCAGCCCATCGAGAAGGTGCTGCTGTGCCACCGGGAGCTGCCGGACGAGCTGGTCGCCCAGGCGGCGGCGCGGGTCGGCGGGGCCGACGTGTCGGTCACGCACTCCGAGAAGGGCATGGTCGAGGTCCTGCCCGCCGGGGTCACCAAGGCGGCCGGGCTGCGGCGCGCGGCCGAGCGGCTGGAGTTCACCCCGTCCGAGACGATCGCCTTCGGTGACATGCCGAACGACATTCCGCTGCTGACCTGGGCCGGATACGGGGTCGCGATGGGCAACGCGCACCCGGACCTGCGCGCCGTCGCGCACGAGGTGGCGCCGCGCAACGACGAGGACGGGGTGGCGGCGGTCCTGGAGCAGCTCTTCGCGCCGACGCCGCGGGGCGGCGGCGGTTCCGCCCTTGGCCCTGACCTGGTACGGCAGCGCGCCACGGTCCCTCCCGCCCGGCCGCGGGCGTAG